GTATTGTAAAGGACAACAGAAAGTGAATTAGTGCTTTGAGCAGCACCGTTATAACCTTGATATTTTAGTTTACCCGTTTTGTCTTTTATCATCTCTCCACCGTTTTCATCAAAGAAAAATACCTTAAAAGCACCTTTATATTGTTTAAATACTTTTTCGAATTCAGTCAAAAGATGATTGTGAATACTTGGAATATCGTTGATTACGAATTGTTTGCTCTTTCCTTTTCCCCTGTCTAATCTATAAGTACTGTTTAGTATTTTATCTTTGGTCAAGTCTAAATCTTCTGAATGTATCATAGGTTTAATAATACCTTGGTTTAAATACTTTGTTAAAAGATTTGATTCTTTTATGGAGCTACCTTTCTTTATTCCATTTCCTATATCAGTTTTAACATGAACAAAGACAATTTCAGCTTTGTATCTATATGGTTTTGCATTTGGAATAAGTTCTATTTTACCGGCAAATTTTCCATCGGCAGAAATGGATATTTCTTGTTTTTTAGAAAATTCTTTAATACATTCTATAGTCAATTCATCAGGTAAAACAGTTTTTCCAACCGTTTTATGAGAAATTTCTGTTTTATTGAGCTTAAAGAAGGTTTTATCATAGGTGTATTCTATCTTTTGAGCGTCAGCATCTTTTATTTCTAGATGCAAGGATAAGGTAGCTTTTTTGTTAGGGTAAATGGATAAAAAAGGGCTTATATAATTTTTTGTTTTATCTAAAGGATTGTTTTCTGTTCCAAAGGTTTTCATGAGTTTATCGTATTCCTTTGGGTCTTTTTTGAAGACACGATTAGTATATTCTCCTATGATATTTTTATAATCAATATCTCCTGCCTTTTTGGTATCGCCATTTCGTATCCAATCAAAACCGAAATCACCTTGATATTTTGTACCAGGTCTAAACTCTACTAGAACTTTGGAAGAGGGAAGGATTTGTAATGTTCTCCCTGTAATTTTCGAAGAAAAATATTCCGCCGTAACTTGTAGTTCATCAAAAATTGCTGTTTTAAACTCCTCCCATTTAGATTTTATTTCAATACCTGTAATGATTAAGGAATTTTCTTTTACTGCTTCTTTGTAAAAGAGCTCCTTTTTGTTTTTCTCAAATTCAGTTCCATCTTTTTTGGTGATTTTTATGATTACCTCTTTTTCTTGGGAGTTAGAAAAACATAATTTTAACCCGACATTATTACAATATTTTGCTTCGCTAATGACGTTTTGATCTACATCAATCCAATCCAACGATAAAATAGTAGGGATTTCCATCACACGCTTCTTAAAAGGCAACTTCTCCCGCTCTGGTTTCCAGCTCACATTCCAAGGTTTTACATATTCGCAACCATAGTTTTGTACGGCAGGAGATATTTTTATAATGGTTTGCATACCTATGGGACCTTCTGCCACAAATATTTCTTCGAAAAAGATTAAGTGAGCATCTCTAAATTTCCATGTTTTGGTGGGTGGATAATCAAAACCTTCGGCATAGAAACAGATTTTTCCTGCTTCCATTTTATCTATTTCTTCCCAAGTTTTGTCTTTGCTATATTTGGTCATCCAGTCTAGGATTTGGTCGGTTCTTTCGGTGGTTTCAAATGCCATTGAGATGCATCCACCATAAGTTTCAGAACTGGGATTACCACGTCTTCTGGTGTCTCTTAGATAGTCCATATCTGTCCAAAGGAGCTCTATTTCTTGCCCAAGAAGGAATAGTTTTGCTTCTGTCATTATTTAGAAATATTAAATTTTTGACATTGAAATTATTGAAAAATATAGGATTAAGCCGTTATCATTAGATGAATTGATTATTTCTATGGGTAATAATATAGATTACTTATTATACTCTCACTTGCTTTTCTTCATTTATAAATGAGTTTTCAGAATTCTTTGGTATGATGTGGAGGATAAATTTATACCATAAACGGTATAAAAAACAAATCTTTATCCTTTTGATTAGGATTACCTTTTTTAAGGTCGAAAAGTAAGCTTATTATTCAAAAAAAACACAAAACTATTTTTTGGTAGCTCTTCCAAAATTTATTCCTAAGCCTATTTGAGGATAAATGAGCATACCATTCTGGTCATTAAAAAAACCAGAACTTAATTTAAAGTATAAAACAGGTGCAATGTAAAAATCAATATAAGGCCAAATTCCCAATTTCGTTCTAGTTTCTATTTCGTCTGAAAACAGATAAGCGTATTTTTTATGAAAAAGGACTGAAAAATCAGCTCCAAAATGGATTTTATTCCCTTTAGAAGATTTAAAACCTATATTAAGGTGATAATGTGTTTTCTTATTGTTTTCGGCAAGTAAACCTCCTCCAAATTGTAGATTTTCAACTTGTACATCCAATCTAAAACCAATTAGGTCTTCATTATCTCGAGGGATTATGGATCCTGTTGCTGACACTTGTGCTTTACTGATTCCTAGAGATACCCATGAAAAGAGGATTAATAAAAAAGTTTTGTTCATTATATCGTTATAATTAATTTTTTAAAGAAATATATTAAAAGGTGTCTTTGTTTTACAAAGGCTAAAAAAACCGCAAAGTGATTAATGAGCTTTGCGGTTGTTGTTTGATTACTACGGAATCCATTTTTTATCAAAATTGGGTTTTCTTTTTTCCAAGAAGGCATTTCTACCTTCTTTTGCTTCATCGGTCATATAGGCTAGGCGTGTGGCTTCCCCTGCAAAAACCTGTTGTCCTACCATTCCGTCGTCGGTAAGGTTCATGGCAAATTTGAGCATTTTGATAGAAATTGGCGATTTTCCTAAAACTTCTTGAGCCCATTGGTAAGCCGTAGTTTCTAGTTCTTCATGTGGAACCACCGCATTTACCATTCCCATTTCATAGGCTTCTTGGGCTGAGTAATTTCTTCCTAAGAAAAAGATTTCACGAGCTTTTTTCTGCCCTACCATTTTGGCAAGATAAGCTGACCCGTATCCACCATCAAAGCTGGTAACATCAGCATCGGTTTGTTTAAAAATTGCATGTTCTTTACTGGCTATAGTCATATCACAAACTACGTGTAAACTATGTCCTCCACCTACAGCCCAACCGGGTACTACTGCGATAACAACTTTGGGCATAAAGCGTATTAAACGTTGAACTTCTAGGATATTTAGGCGGTGATATCCATCATCACCAACATATCCTTCTTTTCCTCTTGCTTTTTGATCACCACCACTACAAAAAGAAAATACTCCATCTTTTGATGATGGACCTTCGGCACTCAATAAAACGACTCCAATGCTGGTGTCTTCATTGGCATCATAAAATGCGTCATAAAGTTCGCTTGTTGTCTTGGGTCTAAAAGCATTTCTTACATCAGGTCTGTTAAAAGCAATTCTGGCAACGCCATTGCATTTTTTGTAAGTAATATCTTCGTATTCTTTTACGGTTGTCCAGTTTATTTCGCTCATAGTTATTTTTTTAAGTGTTCAAAAAGTTCCGAAAGCGTTTCGGGACCTATTTTTTCTGAGATTTTTATCTCAAACAAAGTCTTATTTGGGTTGTTTAGAAAACATTCCCACTGTTTTTTTAATTCTATATGATTATCACAAAAATAATAATCAAAACCGAAAGAATCACAAAGACCTTTCGCTTGTGTCTGGTGTTTCGTTGCAAAGAAATCCTCTCTTACGTCAGATTTTTTCGGACCAGGTATGATTCTAAATATGTCACCTCCTTGATTGTTGATCAAAATAATCTTTAGATTCCTAGGAAATTGAGTGTTCCATAAAGCATTGGAATCATAGAAGAAACTAATGTCTCCTGTGATCATAAAATGCGCACCCAGATCTTTTATGGCATGTCCTACAGCAGTGGAGGTCGATCCATCAATTCCACTAGTTCCTCTATTGCCATAAAAGTCATAATCTGCAGAATGTGAAAATAATTGAGCATAACGAATAACGCTACTATTGCTCAAATGAATCTGGCTACTTTTAGGAAAGTTTTGGAATAAAAACTCATATACTTTTAAGTCACAAAAGGCTTTTTGATTCAGGAGATACTGCCCTCTTTTTTTCAAAGTATTGTGATATTCCTTTAGGTGAAGATCTCCAAAATTGCTTAGGTTTTCTGTATGTTCAATGTTTTTGAATGTTTCAGAAAAACAAAGGTTTGATGAGTTTGAAATTGTTCCATAAATATTCGGATGAATTCCATTTTTATTAAAAGACCAATATTTTTTAATATTCAGTTTTTGCAATAAAAATTTAATTTTTTTCGAAACAATGGCTCCACCAGTTTGAATGAGTAAATCGGGTTTAAAATCGGAAGTGTTTTTTATGCCTTCTAAAAACACATCAATACATTCAACTTTGTTCTTAATAGAAATATTAGAAATAGTTTCTGTTAGAATTAGACAATCAGAACGTTTAGATAAATGCTCGATAGCTTGAGAAAATGCTTTATTTGGCGATTTTTGCCCAATGATGATTAATTTTTTAGAAGCCTTTTTCCAATCCTCTGAGAAGTGTTCAAAATCTGAGTAATTTGGAATACTTTCATGAGAATTGGATTCCGAAAAGTAATCTGATAAATCAGGTTTTTGAAAATTTGTTTCATAAAGAGGTTCATCAAAATGTACATTGAAATGTATGGGTCTAAAAGCTTCATCAAGCGATTGGGTAATTTGTTTTTGATAGAGGTTTAATAGACTTTTTGTTTTGTTTTCTCCGTCGAAATTAAGAGATTTTTGGCAATGTAAATCCAATACTCCTTGTTGTCGAATCGTTTGTCCTTGTCCGTTATCAATTGCCCAAAGAGGTCTATCAGCCGAAAGAACAATTAAGGGAATTTCTTGATAAAAGGCTTCGGCTATGGCTGGGTAATAATTGAGTACTGCCGATCCTGAAGTACAGATGAGTACAACAGGTTTTTTTGTGCGTATAGCCATTCCTAATCCAACAAAACCTGCAGATCTTTCATCAATTATTGAATGACAATTGAAAAAAGATTTTGAGGTAAAGGACTCAATGAATGGCGCATTACGAGAACCAGGACTTATGACTAAATCCTGTATTCCTTTTCGTTTAAAAGCTTCTGCAAGTATTTCTACTAAGATTTTGGAGCTATATTTCACACTTTATTC
The genomic region above belongs to Flavobacteriales bacterium and contains:
- a CDS encoding 1,4-dihydroxy-2-naphthoyl-CoA synthase yields the protein MSEINWTTVKEYEDITYKKCNGVARIAFNRPDVRNAFRPKTTSELYDAFYDANEDTSIGVVLLSAEGPSSKDGVFSFCSGGDQKARGKEGYVGDDGYHRLNILEVQRLIRFMPKVVIAVVPGWAVGGGHSLHVVCDMTIASKEHAIFKQTDADVTSFDGGYGSAYLAKMVGQKKAREIFFLGRNYSAQEAYEMGMVNAVVPHEELETTAYQWAQEVLGKSPISIKMLKFAMNLTDDGMVGQQVFAGEATRLAYMTDEAKEGRNAFLEKRKPNFDKKWIP
- the menD gene encoding 2-succinyl-5-enolpyruvyl-6-hydroxy-3-cyclohexene-1-carboxylic-acid synthase; protein product: MKYSSKILVEILAEAFKRKGIQDLVISPGSRNAPFIESFTSKSFFNCHSIIDERSAGFVGLGMAIRTKKPVVLICTSGSAVLNYYPAIAEAFYQEIPLIVLSADRPLWAIDNGQGQTIRQQGVLDLHCQKSLNFDGENKTKSLLNLYQKQITQSLDEAFRPIHFNVHFDEPLYETNFQKPDLSDYFSESNSHESIPNYSDFEHFSEDWKKASKKLIIIGQKSPNKAFSQAIEHLSKRSDCLILTETISNISIKNKVECIDVFLEGIKNTSDFKPDLLIQTGGAIVSKKIKFLLQKLNIKKYWSFNKNGIHPNIYGTISNSSNLCFSETFKNIEHTENLSNFGDLHLKEYHNTLKKRGQYLLNQKAFCDLKVYEFLFQNFPKSSQIHLSNSSVIRYAQLFSHSADYDFYGNRGTSGIDGSTSTAVGHAIKDLGAHFMITGDISFFYDSNALWNTQFPRNLKIILINNQGGDIFRIIPGPKKSDVREDFFATKHQTQAKGLCDSFGFDYYFCDNHIELKKQWECFLNNPNKTLFEIKISEKIGPETLSELFEHLKK